A genome region from Cutaneotrichosporon cavernicola HIS019 DNA, chromosome: 5 includes the following:
- a CDS encoding uncharacterized protein (K02A2.6-like), with product MSERDMTPSDAARQRPVEDDTPADENVLIPRSELEDMKAQIAELKSRRVSRAGTRHTSRHSSRHTPRPRRPDMDAWRREDEEQARRHREEDERVAEHRRQYVRTASPRHPPSPRAPPYITPPLTPPTEDPYKPRHCFTLKPGDFPKFGATADTNIDDWITTISMILDQTGVADFEITSRLPLVLTGAASKWFTGLSPDERHRLRSWSQWCDRLRTAFQPADYDLLLRDCARNRLLLPSESISDYFYDKIRLLRTAYPSNSDRDHAYDVLLGLPQCFRAQCHVDTDAPIDQLHRTLVERAVLLPRGYTNGVAPPAAAARTSHHHVSTTAAATKPAPVSGNPAPTPSAPPPAHAGAPKPAARTPPRPCRSCGGPHWDRDCTSPKKDVSRPATHTNTTPLGPRREAFFTDVANDGTAATTTIVATTVATADVNVVTNDSTAVTITEASVNAATPNQQYRHTPCYTAIAVNSKPHRAIVDPGSGISMVAKEYVTFHLPSSPLQPCSSFPVRGVGSSATVFGFVTIPVTFPAAPPFTVNIDFYAMTDAPTGLLLGNDCLGRLGAVVDLGQSKLTVRGSVFPLSYLAPAARAPFSAEHAQAIRTRESFNVTVEEDVIIRPGHRARVAMKAGESAVASPFLITPIPMHGNPALLCQTPRAVADSPTFTGELVNLHHRPVHIRPGDAVGVASLIHALSPPPPSAPVAKSVASHVHAPPPPPSACVASTDPDEIDVNPDLTVEQRRVVDDMLRRRMHTFSSNNSVGRTNVVEFNVDTGEHVPISQPPYHASPRQRVAIDAAIDGLLAAGHASPSHSPWASPVLVVQQHDKKRMCVDYCRLNKVTKSDQYPLPRIDDILSQFQGKMWFSTLDANRGYHQVPVADADKKKLAFRTHRGLFEPTVMPFGAKGAPATFQRMMDVILAAGKWQWCLAYLDDVIIYSKTFEEHVDNVAWTLDAIAAAGLTLGAGKSHLFYRSLDCLGHTISALGIGIIGRNVDAILKQEPPKTLAALERFSGLAGHYRRFIEKFSLVARPLHEKINTSRKTKTYDLDDATLAAFHVIKNLVAERPLLAHPDYALGFRVESDACRDGFGAILSQKGSDGIVRPIAFLSRVTTAPEKNYSATELECTALTWALRRFHPYIDGAELEAITDHAALQWLLDYTGPNQRLVRQSLALQPYRDRLTIRHRPGKNHAHVDQLSRAPLPITASDLAVAMADEPVTSPPTDTNAFLAWAAPDDPSLVKAVKEATPQDAKLAKIIAECVAHNDAAFPVATTRVATTRVATTPLPHPRLPFTTQDGLVFIHRPSLGAYALCIPAACDDIRDKIVFDHHDTPIAGHRSTDKTFLAVAPYYHWPGMRRSITRYVQTCDACQKHKPAIATTSPMQPLAIPVTRWHTVTMDFAVDLPVSNTFNAIMVVVDKFTKRCHLIPTHTTATAKDTAFLFLANVVRLHGIPVRIVSDRDPKFTSAFWKAIHTALGTKLLLSTAFHPQTDGQSERQVRTLKEALRHFVNARQNNWFYLLPLLEIAFNSSVHASSNVTPFELDLGFHPRLLNHPASTSHDDKDAGVFIDALNAATVDAVEALQHAQARQAGQYDARNVNRRKTVFAVGDQVLLRSGLFKPVFYQKSKSKKLAPTWFGPFTVTSVDGPTVITVDLPFNLNIHNRINTMNARKYLARVKAHPSAVREVEQILGHRASIRTNAFPDGKPQWLVRFKNAPTGAEQWLDHAELTYYGGDAIINPPSSSSSSGEDALNPSAGAPAAPGLHTP from the exons ATGTCGGAGCGCGACATGACGCCGAGCGACGCTGCCCGTCAGCGTcccgtcgaggacgatACACCCGCCGATGAGAACGTCCTCATCCCCCGTTCGGAGCTCGAGGATATGAAGGCGCAGATTGCCGAACTGAAGTCGCGCCGTGTATCGAGAGCCGGTACCCGTCACACGTCCCGTCACTCCTCCCGTCACACGCCCCGCCCGCGTAGACCGGACATGGACGCCTGGCGTCGCGAAGATGAAGAGCaggcccgccgccaccgcgaggaagacgagcgTGTCGCCGAGCACCGTCGTCAGTACGTTCGCACCGCTTCCCCCCGTCAcccgccttccccccgTGCGCCTCCGTACATCACGCCGCCTCTGACGCCGCCTACCGAGGACCCGTACAAGCCCCGCCACTGCTTCACGCTCAAGCCCGGCGATTTCCCCAAGttcggcgccaccgccgacaCTAACATCGACGACTGGATCACCACGATCTCCATGATCCTCGACCAGACGGGTGTCGCCGACTTCGAGATCACGAGCCGTCTCCCCCTCGTCCTTACCGGCGCCGCGTCGAAATGGTTCACCGGCCTGTCGCCAGACGAACGTCACCGCCTCCGTTCTTGGTCACAGTGGTGCGACCGTCTCCGCACCGCCTTCCAGCCCGCCGACTACGATCTTCTTCTCCGTGACTGCGCCCGCAACCGCCTTCTCCTACCGTCGGAGAGTATCTCCGATTATTTCTACGACAAGATCCGTCTCCTACGCACGGCGTATCCAAGCAATTCGGACCGCGATCACGCCTACGACGTTCTCCTTGGACTTCCCCAATGTTTCCGCGCTCAGTGCCACGTCGACACCGACGCGCCGATCGACCAACTGCACCGTaccctcgtcgagcgcgccgtccTACTTCCCCGTGGCTACACCAACGGCGTCGCACCGCCTGCTGCCGCCGCACGCACGTCGCACCACCACGTCAGCACGActgccgccgcgacgaAACCTGCGCCCGTCTCCGGCAATccggcgccgacgccgtctGCGCCCCCGCCGGCACACGCGGGAGCTCCGAAGCCCGCCGCCCGTACGCCTCCACGTCCCTGCCGTTCCTGCGGTGGACCGCATTGGGACCGTGATTGCACGAGCCCTAAGAAAGACGTGAGTAGACCGGCCACCCACACGAACACCACGCCACTAGGCCCTAGGCGTGAAGCGTTCTTCACTGacgtcgccaacgacgGCACTGCCGCCACAACTACCATCGTCGCAACTACCGTCGCGACTGCCGACGTCAACGTCGTCACCAACGACAGCACTGCCGTCACAATTACCGAGGCCAGCGTCAATGCCGCCACCCCGAATCAGCAGTATAGGCACACGCCGTGCTATaccgccatcgccgtcaACAGCAAGCCCCACCGCGCTATCGTCGACCCAGGCTCCGGCATCTCGATGGTCGCGAAGGAATACGTCACATTCCACCTACCGTCGTCACCTCTCCAACCGTGCTCGTCGTTCCCGGTTCGCGGAGTCGGCTCCTCGGCAACGGTCTTCGGGTTCGTCACGATCCccgtcaccttccccgccgCCCCCCCTTTCACGGTCAATATCGACTTCTACGCGATGACCGACGCCCCCaccggcctcctcctgggCAACGATTGTCTAgggcgcctcggcgccgtcgtAGACCTCGGGCAGAGCAAGCTCACCGTCCGTGGCAGCGTCTTCCCGCTATCGTACCTCGCtcccgccgctcgcgcgccgttTTCAGCTGAGCACGCCCAGGCCATTCGCACGCGCGAATCGTTCAACGTCACCGTTGAAGAAGACGTCATCATCCGCCCGGGACACCGTGCTAGGGTCGCCATGAAAGCCGGTGAGTCTGCCGTCGCCTCACCCTTCCTTATCACGCCCATCCCCATGCACGGCAACCCCGCCCTTCTCTGCcagacgccgcgcgccgtcgcagACTCTCCCACGTTCACCGGCGAGTTGGTCAACCTTCATCACCGACCCGTGCACATCCGCCCCGGCGACGCCGTGGGCGTCGCCTCCCTCATCCACGcgctgtcgccgccgccgccttcgGCGCCCGTCGCGAAATCCGTCGCATCCCACGtccacgcgccgccgccgccgccttcgGCGTGCGTCGCCTCCACGGACCCAGACGAGATCGACGTCAACCCGGACCTCACCGTCGAGCAacgtcgcgtcgtcgacgacatgctCCGCCGCCGGATGCACACGTTCTCAAGTAACAATTCCGTCGGTCGCACCAACGTCGTTGAGTTCAACGTCGACACAGGTGAGCACGTCCCCATTAGCCAACCGCCGTACCACGCCTCCCcgcgccagcgcgtcgcgatcgacgccgccatcgacggacttctcgccgccggtcacgcctcgccgtcgcacTCACCGTGGGCCTCGCcggtcctcgtcgtccagcaACACGACAAGAAACGTATGTGCGTCGACTACTGCCGCCTCAACAAGGTGACGAAGAGCGATCAGTACCCGCTCCCCCGTATCGACGACATCTTGTCCCAATTCCAAGGCAAGATGTGGTTCTCgacgctcgacgccaaccGTGGGTACCACCAGGTacccgtcgccgacgccgacaagaagaagctcgCCTTCCGTACCCACCGCGGCCTCTTCGAGCCCACCGTCATGCCGTTCGGCGCCAAGGGTGCGCCCGCCACCTTCCAACGGATGATGGacgtcatcctcgccgccggcaaATGGCAGTGGTGCCTCGCCTatctcgacgacgtcattATTTACTCCAAGACGTTCGAGGAGCATGTCGACAACGTCGCGTGGacgctcgacgccatcgccgccgctggTCTCACACTTGGTGCCGGTAAGTCACATCTCTTCTACCGCTCCCTCGACTGTCTCGGCCACACCATCTCCGcgctcggcatcggcatTATCGGTCgcaacgtcgacgcgaTTCTCAAACAAGAGCCGCCGAAgacgctcgcggcgctcgaaCGTTTCAGCGGTCTCGCCGGTCACTATCGCCGCTTCATCGAAAAGTTTTCCCTCGTCGCACGTCCCCTTCACGAGAAGATCAACACGTCGCGCAAGACGAAGACgtacgacctcgacgacgccaccctcgccgccttccACGTCATCAagaacctcgtcgccgaacgtcccctcctcgctcatCCCGATTACGCCCTGGGTTTCCGCGTCGAGTCCGACGCCTGCCGCGACGGCTTCGGCGCCATCCTTTCGCAGAAGGGCTCCGACGGCATCGTACGCCCCATCGCGTTCCTTTCCCGCGTCACCACGGCGCCGGAGAAGAATTACTCGGcgaccgagctcgagtgcACGGCCCTCACGTGGGCCCTCCGCCGTTTCCACCCGTATATCGACGGCGCCGAACTCGAAGCCATCACCGATCACGCGGCGCTTCAGTGGCTTCTGGACTATACCGGTCCAAATCAACGTTTGGTACGTCAGTCCCTCGCGCTCCAACCGTACCGTGATAGGCTCACGATTCGTCACCGTCCCGGCAAGAACCACGCGCACGTCGACCAGCTGTCGCGTGCCCCGCTCCCCATCACGGCGTCcgatctcgccgtcgccatgGCCGACGAACCCGTCACTTCTCCCCCTACCGACACTAATGCCTTCCTCGCGTGGGCCGCCCCCGACGACCCTTCCCTCGTCAAGGCGGTAAAGGAAGCGACGCCGCAGGACGCCAAACTCGCGAAGATTATCGCCGAGTGTGTCGCGCACAACGACGCCGCGTTCCCCGTCGCCACGACCCGCGTCGCCACGACCCGCGTCGCCACGACCCCC ctcccccacccccgccTTCCCTTCACGACACAGGACGGCCTCGTGTTCATTCACCGCCCCTCCCTCGGTGCATACGCACTATGCATCCCGGCGGCCTGCGACGACATCCGCGACAAAATCGTGTTCGACCACCACGACACCCCTATCGCGGGTCACCGTAGCACTGACAAGACgttcctcgccgtcgcgccgtACTACCACTGGCCGGGCATGAGGCGTTCTATCACAAGGTACGTCCAGACGTGTGACGCCTGCCAGAAACACAAGCCGGCCATCGccacgacgtcgccgaTGCAACCGCTCGCGATCCCCGTCACGCGTTGGCATACCGTCACCATGGACTTCGCCGTCGACCTGCCGGTCTCCAACACGTTCAACGCCATcatggtcgtcgtcgacaagtTTACTAAACGTTGCCACCTTATCCCGACGcacaccaccgccaccgcgaAGGATACGGCGTTTCTCTTCCTCGCTAACGTCGTCCGCCTGCACGGCATTCCCGTCCGCATCGTCTCGGACCGCGATCCCAAGTTCACGTCGGCCTTCTGGAAGGCGATCCACACCGCCCTCGGGACGAAGCTCCTACTCTCGACGGCGTTCCACCCGCAGACCGACGGGCAGAGTGAACGGCAAGTGCGCACGCTGAAGGAAGCCCTCCGTCACTTCGTCAATGCCCGCCAGAACAACTGGTTTTACTTGCTGCCGCTTCTCGAAATCGCGTTCAACAGCAGCGTGCACGCGTCAAGTAACGTCACACCGTtcgagctcgatctcggcTTCCATCCCCGTCTCCTCAATCACCCCGCCTCCACGTCGcacgacgacaaggacgccgGCGTGTTCATCGACGCCCTTAACGCTGCCACCgttgacgccgtcgaggcaCTACAACACGCGCAGGCCCGTCAAGCCGGCCAGTACGACGCCCGCAACGTTAACCGTCGCAAGACCGTCTTCGCGGTAGGCGACCAAGTCCTCCTCCGTTCCGGCCTGTTCAAGCCCGTCTTCTACCAAAAATCAAAGAGCAAGAAGCTCGCCCCGACGTGGTTCGGCCCGTTCACAGTCACGTCCGTCGACGGTCCCACGGTCATTACCGTCGACCTGCCGTTCAACCTCAATATTCACAACCGTATTAACACGATGAACGCGCGCAAGTACCTTGCCCGCGTCAAGGCCCACCCGTCGGCTGTGCGCGAAGTCGAGCAGATCCTCGGTCACCGTGCAAGTATCCGCACGAACGCCTTCCCCGACGGCAAGCCGCAGTGGTTGGTCCGCTTCAAGAACGCCCCAACCGGTGCCGAACAGTGGCTCGaccacgccgagctcaccTACTACGGAGGTGACGCCATTATTAACCCTccgtcttcctcttcttcttcgggcgaggacgccctCAACCCGTCCGCGGGGGCACCTGCAGCCCCCGGCCTGCACACGCCGTGA
- a CDS encoding uncharacterized protein (Acyl-CoA dehydrogenase, C-terminal domain), translating into MTINNQAPLATDPAVYEGYAAKWAKLPSSEEEWLARAREVADVLRQDATERDAVNASPVAEVELLKHSGLLKVLGRTKYGGGGQPWSVGYAVTREVAKGDGSIGMLLGYHTLWAQIADVVGSEEQADALHKVYVTNNYYIGGAVNPRDNDLKITDVGEEITYSGFKHFTTGAAISDLIVLEGALASGEHIFAVVPTKQPGIEFAYNWNNVGLRLTESGSATVTDVRAPWSAALGWKDKKIDPAVLGIAYPTLLLPLIQLVFSNFYLGIAQGALATAKGYTTTTTRPWPFGGDNKDKATDEFYILERYGNFYAHLAAAEALTDKAGALASVLTAKPRAEVTARERGEFAELVASVKVVNTDTALRVTGGLFEVTGARATASKVGFDRFWRDVRTHTLHDPVAYKNRELGRYVLLDEVPEPTWYT; encoded by the coding sequence ATGACCATCAATAACCAGGCTCCCCTCGCAACCGACCCCGCTGTCTACGAAGGCTACGCCGCCAAGTGGGCCAAACTTCCCTCTtcagaggaggagtggcTCGCTCGCGCGAGAGAGGTTGCAGACGTGCTCCGCCAGGACGCGACTGAGCGCGACGCAGTCAACGCCTCCCCCGTCGCTGaagtcgagctcctcaagcacTCGGGCCTCCTCAAGGTCCTCGGGCGGACCAAGtatggcggcggcggacaGCCGTGGTCTGTCGGCTATGCCGTGACCCGCGAAGTCGCCAAGGGTGACGGCAGCATCGGCATGCTCCTCGGCTATCACACTCTGTGGGCGCAGATCGCCGACGTGGTGggcagcgaggagcaggcggACGCACTACATAAGGTCTACGTCACGAACAACTACTATATCGGTGGAGCCGTCAACCCCCGCGATAACGACCTCAAGATcaccgacgtcggcgaggagatcaCCTACTCTGGTTTCAAGCATTTTACGACTGGGGCTGCGATCTCGGACCTCAtcgtgctcgagggcgcACTCGCGAGCGGAGAACACATCTTCGCTGTCGTCCCGACCAAGCAGCCCGGCATCGAGTTTGCTTACAACTGGAACAACGTGGGTCTGCGCCTGACCGAGAGTGGGAGCGCGACCGTCACCGACGTGCGCGCCCCCTGGTCTGCAGCCCTCGGGTggaaggacaagaagatCGACCCTGCCGTGCTGGGGATCGCGTACCCGACCCTCCTCCTACCTCTGATTCAGCTTGTCTTCTCCAACTTTTACCTCGGCATTGCACAGGGGgcactcgccaccgccaagGGCTACACCACTACCACCACGCGGCCGTGGCCCTTTGGTGGCGACAACAAGGACAAGGCGACGGACGAGTTTTacatcctcgagcgctACGGCAACTTTTACGCTCACCTCGCAGCCGCCGAGGCTCTCACAGACAAGGCTGGTGCCCTCGCCTCGGTCCTCACGGCCAAGCCCCGCGCCGAGGTTACCGCccgagagcgcggcgagtTCGCCGAACTCGTCGCCTCTGTCAAGGTCGTCAACACCGACACGGCACTGCGCGTCACTGGAGGCCTGTTCGAAGTCACTGGTGCGCGCGCAACCGCGTCCAAGGTCGGCTTTGACCGTTTCTGGCGCGATGTGCGCACGCACACCCTCCACGACCCGGTCGCGTACAAGAATCGCGAGCTTGGTCGCTACGTCCTtcttgacgaggtgccTGAGCCGACGTGGTACACGTAA
- the thp1 gene encoding uncharacterized protein (DNA glycosylase) has protein sequence MASPAENLRTRLAQYAYASQSPRRSPRVRRPTNGSGGASGYASDDEDSGSGMPSTAEDGPKRRADGSLDKFGWKKSRRYAHPDKYAHFIPTMDKLVPDLKLVFCGINPGLRSSKTGHHFAHPTNKFWRALHLSGLTPRLLTPQEDLTLPGAYRYGLTNLVSRVTAEQNELSPAEMRAAVLPLAAKFARFRPRVVCFVGKKIWDIFEGVVGVESRRRLKEAKKNGSKAAAVRGVKWEVVVAFAPVDEAVVKTEPEVVVKEEGLEVDEGDEAKEEVKEDEGADVKPDVDEPLVSIEDADLTPAKSHYVRAVQLNFAYDAPQRLRLVLPGPGTMDESDSVDVESPTPLPSSSVLPSSAPSSPLTSAPSLSPPPNPPNPPNQLNPSPSHTHTYFWVVPNTSGLERTPLDRQAELFGQLRAFVESFEAGEPEGDFEDFTIADVEAAAAALEERNTPKNRR, from the exons ATGGCCAGCCCAGCAGAGAACCTTCGTACCCGCCTCGCGCAGTATGCCTACGCGTCGCAGAGTCCGCGCAGGAGCCCGCGCGTGCGCCGCCCTACCAACGGGTCAGGTGGGGCGAGCGGATacgcgagcgacgacgaggattCTGGTTCGGGTATGCCAAGCACGGCTGAGGACGGACCGAAGCGACGCGCGGACGGCAGCCTTGACAAGTTCGGGTGGAAGAAGTCGCGTCGCTATGCCCATCCAGACAAGTACGCGCACTTCATCCCGACAAtggacaagctcgtcccCGACCTCAAAC TGGTATTCTGCGGTATCAACCCTGGTCTACGATCTAGCAAGACGGGACACCATTTCGCCCATCCGACCAACAAGTTCTGG cgcGCGCTCCACCTCTCGGGACTCACGCCGCGCCTTCTCACGCCCCAAGAGGACCTCACTCTTCCCGGCGCGTATAGGTATGGCCTGACCAACCTCGTTAGCCGGGTTACGGCTGAGCAGAACGAGCTTTCGCCTGCTGAGATGCGCGCCGCAGTATTACCGTTGGCGGCCAAATTTGCTCGGTTTCGGCCGCGGGTGGTGTGTTTCGTCGGCAAGAAGATTTGGGATATCTTCGAAGGTGTTGTTGGTGTTGAGAGTCGAAGACGGTTGAAGGAAGCGAAGAAGAACGGGAGCAAGGCGGCAGCGGTAAGGGGAGTGAAATGGGAGGTGGTCGTGGCATTCGCCCctgtcgacgaggctgtCGTCAAGACCGAGCCGGAGGTTGTGGTTAAGGAAGAGGGTCtggaggtggacgagggGGACGAGGCGAAAGAGGAGGTGAAGGAAGACGAAGGGGCAGATGTGAAacccgacgtcgacgagcctCTCGTTTCAATCGAGGACGCAGACTTGACGCCGGCCAAATCGCACTACGTCCGCGCAGTGCAACTAAACTTTGCATACGACGCACCACAGCGACTACGTCTTGTCCTCCCTGGCCCTGGGACTATGGACGAGTCCGACTCTGTGGACGTGGAGTCGCCGACACCCCTTCCCAGCTCATCGGTACTCCCATCCTCCGCTCCGTCATCACCACTAACCTCCGCCCCTTCTCTATcccccccacccaacccGCCTAACCCGCCTAACCAGCTCAACCCTTCGCCAAGCCACACCCACACATACTTCTGGGTGGTGCCCAACACGTCGGGGCTCGAACGGACGCCGCTCGACCGGCAGGCCGAGTTGTTTGGACAGCTCAGGGCGTTTGTGGAGAGCTttgaggccggcgagcCAGAGGGCGACTTTGAAGACTTTACAATCGCGGACGTGGAGGCTGCCGCAGCGGCATTGGAGGAGCGTAATACTCCAAAGAACCGGCGATAG
- the CTK2 gene encoding uncharacterized protein (domain present in cyclins, TFIIB and Retinoblastoma) gives MDQPSLLKRYRPYYRAGEIERMSARQRGKLSIAREERMRQQACTFIDAVGVRCGFPRRTIATAQTLYHRFHLFFPYAEFHYIEVSLTTLYVACKLHDTLKKPRDIILASYALRFPHLIRKTTVDISAVDPATLEAERRRVLSVERLVLETQCFAFSVAVPFTYVVKIGRNLGLPADEVRSAWRVAVDAHRTFAPLSYPPHVIALGSIYTSALLASESTCPHSRKDSTLILGSEGPWQNQYSATAGAVDEVAHALLDLYTTILSTPASDPSLQLFSPSPVSPREPSRSTRPSPVPASVGGTAYRLAPKWTPQALTELKIHLRERRPGEMPWDEESDGEGVEGMGRSDATVRFVWD, from the exons ATGGACCAGCCATCCCTCCTCAAGCGATATAGGCCGTACTACCGGGCAGGGGAGATTGAGCGCATGTCGGCCAGACAGAGGGGCAAGCTCAGTATCGCGCGGGAGGAGCGGATGCGGCAGCAGGCCTGCACGTTTATCGACGCGGTTGGGGTACGGTGTGGATT tccGCGCCGCACGATCGCAACAGCCCAAACCCTCTATCACCGGTTCCATCTATTCTTCCCCTACGCCGAGTTCCACTACATT GAAGTCTCCCTAACGACCCTCTACGTCGCCTGCAAGCTCCACGACACGCTCAAGAAACCACGCGACATCATCTTGGCGAGCTACGCATTACGTTTCCCGCACCTAATCCGCAAAACCACTGTCGACATCTCCGCCGTCGACCCGGCCACTTTGGAGGCCgagaggcggcgcgtcctCTCAGTCGagcggctcgtcctcgagacgcAGTGTTTTGCGTTTTCCGTTGCAGTGCCCTTCACTTATGTGGTCAAGATTGGGCGAAACCTCGGATTACCAGCTGACGAGGTACGCTCGGCCTGGAGGGTGGCTGTGGATGCGCATAGGACTTTTGCGCCACTGAGTTATCCGCCGCATGTCATTGCCCTCGGGAGTATCTATACTTCTGCGCTTCTGGCTAGCGAGAGCACTTGTCCCCATTCACGGAAGGATAGCACTCTCATCCTCGGTTCCGAGGGGCCATGGCAAAATCAATATAGCGCCACCGCTGGAGCGGTCGATGAAGTCGCGCACGCACTCCTCGACTTGTACACTACTATTTTGAGTACCCCGGCTTCCGATCCTTCGCTCCAGCTCTTCTCGCCTTCACCGGTTTCGCCAAGGGAGCCGTCCCGCTCTACCCGGCCATCTCCCGTTCCCGCTAGTGTGGGAGGGACAGCATATAGATTGGCCCCGAAGTGGACGCCGCAGGCGCTTACGGAGCTCAAGATCCATCTTCGGGAACGGAGGCCGGGTGAGATGCcgtgggacgaggagagcgatggcgagggcgttgaGGGTATGGGCCGGAGCGACGCGACGGTGCGCTTTGTGTGGGACTAG